Genomic window (Melioribacteraceae bacterium):
TCTTGAACCATCACACCTTTTGGTTCTTTAAGTCCAACAGCTTTTGCGGTTTGAGGATCAACTTCCGAAATACTAACACCAATATAGCCTCTGCTGATTTTACCATTTGCGATTAGATCGTTTGCCACTGATTTTGCAAGATTAATAGGAATGGCAAATCCATACCCAATATAAGTTTGTGAAAAACCATTAGTTGCAATTGCTGAATTTACTCCAATCACAGCACCATTCAGGTCGACCAACGCCCCTCCACTATTACCCGGATTTATTGCGGCATCTGTTTGAATAAAATCTTCGACAGCGTATTGATCTCTATTTATATTAATATTTCTACTCTTAGCACTCACAATTCCGGCAGTAACTGTCGAGGCTAAAGATAATGGGTTTCCAATTGCCATAACCCACTGCCCAACTTTAATTTTATCCGAATCACCCAGATATGCTACATTTAATTTTTTGCCATCAATTTTAATAACAGCCAAATCAGTCAACGGATCATTACCAATTACTGTAGCGTCAAATTGTCTTTTATCCTGAAGTGTAACAGTAACTGACTTTGCATTTTCAACCACATGATTATTAGTCAATATATAACCATCATCAGAGATTATAATGCCACTGCCGCCTCCTTGTTGTTCTCTCGGTGCATTATCTTTAAAGTCAAAAAAGAAATGGAAAGGATTTTTTTCCGGAGCTCTAGATGTTGAAACAACGGCGATTTGAACAATTGATGGGGTAACTTTTTCGGCAACTTCAACAAATGCGTTATTGAATGCTGCGGCATCTGCGTTTAACTGTTCTACAGGTGGAGTATCTGCCCCAATTTTTATATCTGCATACGAGGGACGCACTAATCCAAATCCCGAAACCAGTACGGCTCCAAAAACGATTCCGATAATAATTAGTCCGGCGGTTCCTAAAATACTTTTTGTTTTCATTTTTCCTCCAATATTTTTATCACATTTTTAAGGAATTTAAACCCTTGAATTCTCTAACGTTATTTATTAAAAATCTCTCTAAGATATTGATGAGTCGTGAAATATCTATTTGAGAGATATTAGATACGTTTTTTTTTTGGCTTAGACACAAAAGAAAATTAAAAAGTTCCGAATTCAATTCTACATTTGTAATTCTATCTTGACGGCATTCGGCGCAGACAATTCCTTGATCATAGATATATGAAATACTTTCCCCTTCCAAAATCTTTCTATTGCAAATACTACACTCTTCCAGTTGAAACTCATATCCAATCTCTTTGATAAAGAAAAGCATATATCTTAAAAACAATACTGATTCATCTTCAGGTCCATTTTCTATAAGTTTAAGTATCTTAATAGTTCCTTCGAATAACCGTTTATTCGGATCATGCTCAACAGTTAGCGCAGAGATCAATTCAACTACTGCAAGCGCATATTTTAGCTTATCATAATTGTCTTTTGTCTTTCGAAAATGATTGATCAAGTCAATATCAGATATCAATTGAATTTCTCGTGTGTGCTTATTATACAAAACTATATTAAGATGATTTAGGATGTCTACAGTTTTACCATATTTTGATTTTGGACTTTTAGCTCCTTTAATTATTCCGGAAATTCTGCCCAGGTCCCGGGTATAGAAATGCGCAATCCGGCTTGTCTCACCAAATTCTATTTTTTTTAGAACTATCGCTTCTGTTTTTAATATTTCAGACATGATTAAAGTTGTATGGTGCTGAATAAATATTGCTCTCGGTTATTATGCCTGTTATAAGATTACAGGGTGTTACATCAAATGCGGGGGTAAATGCGTGATAGTGATCAAGAGTGATTCTGTGATCATTTATTGAATTAATCTCTGATTTGTCTCTTTCTTCTATTAAAATATCATTTCCAGTGCTACATTTTTTATCAATTGTAGTTGAAGGAGCAGCAATATAAAACGGGATATTATGAAATGAGCAAAGTACTGCAAGGTTATAAGTCCCTATTTTATTTGCGGAATCTCCATTGGCGGCAATTCTGTCTGCTCCTGTAATCACAATATCCACCAATTTATTTTTGAAGAGGAATGCCGCGGTCGAATCGGTAATTATTTTAAACGGAATTCCCTCTTCTGCAAGCTCGAATGCCGTTAATCTTGAGCCTTGAAATAATGGTCTGGTTTCATCAGCGTAAACAATTTCAACAAGATTATTTTGAAATGCTTTTTTAATCACATTTAGTGCTGTTCCACCGCCGCCGGTAGCGAGTGCACCGGTGTTGCAGTGTGTTATGATTCTCATTTTCTTAGTAAATAATTTTAATCCTGTTTCAGCAATTCCATCGCAGAGAGCTATATCCTCATTATGAATCTTTATTGCCTCCTCTAGTAATACATTATAACTTAGCTCATGATTTCTATTCTCTGCTAATTTTTTCATTCGATCAATCGCGTAAAAAAGATTGACCGCAGTCGGTCTAGTTTTAGCTATTCTTTTGTATGCAGTATAGAATTTATTTTCAATTTCAGTAGCAACGTTTTTTACTGAGAGAGCAAGTGCATAGGCGGCAGCAATACCAATTGCCGGGGCACCTCGTACCGATAATCTTTCGATTGCAGATGCTATAATTTCATAATCATCGGTAATAATATATTCAACACTAAAGGGAAGCTTAATTTGATCAAGAATATGAAGATAACCTTCTTTAAAATGCAATGCTTCAATATTCATGTTAGCTAAAGCTTGAAAGATTTCTAAACTCAATATATCTGTTGTGGATTTCTAAAAAGCTCAAATCCTCCAATCCTTTTGTACTAAATTTTTCAACACAAAATGAAGCCATTACGCTACCATAAATTACAGCGCGTTTTAGATTGTCGAATGAGAAATCGCGGTTTTTATGCAGATAGCCGGTAAATCCGCCGGCAAAAGCATCCCCCGCG
Coding sequences:
- a CDS encoding Do family serine endopeptidase — encoded protein: MKTKSILGTAGLIIIGIVFGAVLVSGFGLVRPSYADIKIGADTPPVEQLNADAAAFNNAFVEVAEKVTPSIVQIAVVSTSRAPEKNPFHFFFDFKDNAPREQQGGGSGIIISDDGYILTNNHVVENAKSVTVTLQDKRQFDATVIGNDPLTDLAVIKIDGKKLNVAYLGDSDKIKVGQWVMAIGNPLSLASTVTAGIVSAKSRNININRDQYAVEDFIQTDAAINPGNSGGALVDLNGAVIGVNSAIATNGFSQTYIGYGFAIPINLAKSVANDLIANGKISRGYIGVSISEVDPQTAKAVGLKEPKGVMVQDVVKGGAASNEDIKEGDIILKIDELEVNQPNQLQSYVAAKRAGYSVKLTIFRDGKNIERYVTLKSKDEPDVKPVSELSKNNKGKNLDSKEINFENIGMTVKNMSSAELKEYKVENGVLITETKNYGRAFKQGLGAGWAIVAADRKPIESAGDLEEIINNKKGDAVLLRVVNSEGTSRLVGIDIPN
- the recO gene encoding DNA repair protein RecO gives rise to the protein MSEILKTEAIVLKKIEFGETSRIAHFYTRDLGRISGIIKGAKSPKSKYGKTVDILNHLNIVLYNKHTREIQLISDIDLINHFRKTKDNYDKLKYALAVVELISALTVEHDPNKRLFEGTIKILKLIENGPEDESVLFLRYMLFFIKEIGYEFQLEECSICNRKILEGESISYIYDQGIVCAECRQDRITNVELNSELFNFLLCLSQKKNVSNISQIDISRLINILERFLINNVREFKGLNSLKM
- the mtnA gene encoding S-methyl-5-thioribose-1-phosphate isomerase, with the translated sequence MNIEALHFKEGYLHILDQIKLPFSVEYIITDDYEIIASAIERLSVRGAPAIGIAAAYALALSVKNVATEIENKFYTAYKRIAKTRPTAVNLFYAIDRMKKLAENRNHELSYNVLLEEAIKIHNEDIALCDGIAETGLKLFTKKMRIITHCNTGALATGGGGTALNVIKKAFQNNLVEIVYADETRPLFQGSRLTAFELAEEGIPFKIITDSTAAFLFKNKLVDIVITGADRIAANGDSANKIGTYNLAVLCSFHNIPFYIAAPSTTIDKKCSTGNDILIEERDKSEINSINDHRITLDHYHAFTPAFDVTPCNLITGIITESNIYSAPYNFNHV